One Oncorhynchus keta strain PuntledgeMale-10-30-2019 chromosome 11, Oket_V2, whole genome shotgun sequence DNA window includes the following coding sequences:
- the chm gene encoding rab proteins geranylgeranyltransferase component A 1 isoform X1, translating into MAADNLPSEFDVIILGTGLSESVIAAACSRVGQRVLHVDRRNYYAGNWASFTFNGLLSWIEEYKQAGQSEEAVREDWKEKLEEGEEALALSSMDTSISNLEVFCYASEEPEEEEVAEAAAAAWSVPQTPDSEGEVERCLLESSSVEEEEPVVASDEVSPASGPDAGTEQTQPEGQEREVPSQAEETQGEAQQASPSPAERQPEPKKKITYTKIVKEGRRFNIDLVSKLMFSRGSLVDLLIKSNVSRYAEFKNVTRILTYRNGKVEQVPCSRADVFGSKQLTVVEKRMLMKFLTFCLDFEQHPEEYQDFSEHSFWDFLQTKKLTENLQHFILHSIAMVIPEVGTVEGLRATQHFLRCLGRYGNTPFLFPLYGLGEIPQCFCRMCAVFGGIYCLRHSVQCLVLDKESGKCKAVIDTHGQRISCSHFVVEDGYIGADQRKNTDSRQISRAVLITDRSILPSDSEQQISLVTVPPVEPGGPLVRIIELCSSTMTCMLDTYLVHLTCSSASGSAREDLAPVVSRLFHTPASPGEEPAEGEEESRGPTVLWALYFNMRDTSAVDRSSYDLPSNVHVCASPDTALGSDHSIKLAEAVFRQLLPDEEFCPPAPNPEDIIYDGDGPQGEGPGFEEAAPEEGAGAQGGESAGRQEGKEAVGETKGAGDSVTPETGAGDEPSPTSDE; encoded by the exons GCCTGTCTGAGTCTGTTATTGCAGCCGCATGCTCCCGTGTTGGACAGAGGGTCTTGCATGTTGACAG GAGAAACTACTATGCTGGAAACTGGGCCAGTTTCACATTCAATGGACTGCTGTCCTGGATCGAGGAGTACAAA CAGGCTGGCCAGAGTGAGGAGGCTGTACGGGAGGACTGGAAGGAGAagctggaggagggagaggaggcccTGGCGCTCAGCTCGATGGACACGTCCATCTCCAACCTGGAAGTGTTCTGCTACGCCAG TGAggaacctgaggaggaggaggtggctgAGGCTGCGGCTGCAGCCTGGTCCGTCCCTCAAACACCAGActcagagggggaggtagagaggtgtCTGCTCGAGAGCAGTTCTGTGGAGGAGGAAGAGCCAGTGGTGGCCAGTGATGAGGTGTCTCCAGCCTCTGGACCTGATGCTGGGACAGAGCAGACCCAACCggaggggcaggagagagaggtgccCAGCCAGGCAGAGGAGACTCAGGGGGAGGCGCAGCAGGCCAGCCCCTCTCCAGCTGAGAGGCAACCAGAGCCCAAGAAAAAGATCACCTATACCAAGATTGTTAAGGAGGGACGGAGGTTCAACATTGACCTTGTGTCTAag CTTATGTTCTCTCGTGGCTCACTGGTGGACCTCCTCATCAAGTCCAACGTCAGCCGATACGCAGAGTTTAAAAACGTCACCCGCATCCTTACCTACCGTAACGGGAAGGTGGAACag GTGCCCTGCTCCAGGGCTGATGTTTTTGGCAGCAAGCAGCTGACAGTGGTGGAGAAAAGGATGCTGATGAAGTTCCTCACCTTTTGCCTGGACTTTGAGCAGCACCCAGAGGAGTACCAGG acttCTCGGAGCATTCCTTCTGGGACTTCCTGCAGACCAAGAAGCTGACGGAGAACCTGCAGCATTTCATCCTTCACTCCATTGCCATGGTGATCCCGGAGGTGGGCACGGTGGAAGGCCTGAGAGCCACGCAGCACTTCCTGCGTTGTCTGGGGCGCTACGGCAACACGCCTTTCCTGTTCCCCCTCTACGGCCTGGGGGAGATCCCTCAGTGCTTCTGCAG GATGTGTGCTGTCTTTGGAGGGATCTATTGTCTTCGCCACTCAGTTCAGTGTCTGGTTCTGGACAAGGAGTCCGGCAA GTGCAAAGCTGTGATTGACACTCATGGTCAGAGAATTAGCTGCAGTCACTTTGTGGTGGAGGATGGCTACATCGGGGCAGACCAGAGGAAGAACACGGATTCCAG GCAGATATCCAGAGCGGTCCTCATCACAGACCGGTCAATTCTGCCATCCGATTCTGAACAGCAG ATCTCCCTGGTCACTGTGCCTCCCGTGGAGCCTGGTGGTCCCCTGGTCCGTATCATAGAGCTCTGCTCTTCCACCATGACCTGCATGCTAGACACCT ATCTGGTGCACCTGACATGTTCCTCCGCCTCTGGCTCCGCCCGAGAAGACCTAGCTCCTGTGGTGTCCAGGCTCTTCCACACACCAGCTAGTCCTGGAGAGGAACCTGCAGAAG gagaggaggagagcaggggacCGACGGTGCTGTGGGCCCTGTACTTCAACATGAGGGACACCTCTGCTGTGGACAGGAGCAGCTATGACCTGCCCAGTAACGTACATGTGTGTGCCAGCCCTGACACCGCCCTGGGCAGTGACCACTCCATCAAACTG GCCGAGGCAGTGTTCCGCCAGCTTCTCCCTGACGAGGAGTTCTGCCCCCCGGCCCCCAACCCCGAGGACATCATCTACGATGGGGATGGGCCCCAGGGGGAGGGCCCGGGCTTTGAGGAGGCTGCACCAGAAGAGGGTGCTGGTGCCCAAGGAGGAGAGAGCGCTGGGAGGCAGGAGGGAAAGGAAGCAGTGGGAGAAACGAAGGGGGCGGGAGACTCCGTAACACCGGAAACTGGGGCTGGGGATGAGCCGAGCCCCACCAGCGATGAATAG
- the chm gene encoding rab proteins geranylgeranyltransferase component A 1 isoform X2, with product MAADNLPSEFDVIILGTGLSESVIAAACSRVGQRVLHVDRRNYYAGNWASFTFNGLLSWIEEYKAGQSEEAVREDWKEKLEEGEEALALSSMDTSISNLEVFCYASEEPEEEEVAEAAAAAWSVPQTPDSEGEVERCLLESSSVEEEEPVVASDEVSPASGPDAGTEQTQPEGQEREVPSQAEETQGEAQQASPSPAERQPEPKKKITYTKIVKEGRRFNIDLVSKLMFSRGSLVDLLIKSNVSRYAEFKNVTRILTYRNGKVEQVPCSRADVFGSKQLTVVEKRMLMKFLTFCLDFEQHPEEYQDFSEHSFWDFLQTKKLTENLQHFILHSIAMVIPEVGTVEGLRATQHFLRCLGRYGNTPFLFPLYGLGEIPQCFCRMCAVFGGIYCLRHSVQCLVLDKESGKCKAVIDTHGQRISCSHFVVEDGYIGADQRKNTDSRQISRAVLITDRSILPSDSEQQISLVTVPPVEPGGPLVRIIELCSSTMTCMLDTYLVHLTCSSASGSAREDLAPVVSRLFHTPASPGEEPAEGEEESRGPTVLWALYFNMRDTSAVDRSSYDLPSNVHVCASPDTALGSDHSIKLAEAVFRQLLPDEEFCPPAPNPEDIIYDGDGPQGEGPGFEEAAPEEGAGAQGGESAGRQEGKEAVGETKGAGDSVTPETGAGDEPSPTSDE from the exons GCCTGTCTGAGTCTGTTATTGCAGCCGCATGCTCCCGTGTTGGACAGAGGGTCTTGCATGTTGACAG GAGAAACTACTATGCTGGAAACTGGGCCAGTTTCACATTCAATGGACTGCTGTCCTGGATCGAGGAGTACAAA GCTGGCCAGAGTGAGGAGGCTGTACGGGAGGACTGGAAGGAGAagctggaggagggagaggaggcccTGGCGCTCAGCTCGATGGACACGTCCATCTCCAACCTGGAAGTGTTCTGCTACGCCAG TGAggaacctgaggaggaggaggtggctgAGGCTGCGGCTGCAGCCTGGTCCGTCCCTCAAACACCAGActcagagggggaggtagagaggtgtCTGCTCGAGAGCAGTTCTGTGGAGGAGGAAGAGCCAGTGGTGGCCAGTGATGAGGTGTCTCCAGCCTCTGGACCTGATGCTGGGACAGAGCAGACCCAACCggaggggcaggagagagaggtgccCAGCCAGGCAGAGGAGACTCAGGGGGAGGCGCAGCAGGCCAGCCCCTCTCCAGCTGAGAGGCAACCAGAGCCCAAGAAAAAGATCACCTATACCAAGATTGTTAAGGAGGGACGGAGGTTCAACATTGACCTTGTGTCTAag CTTATGTTCTCTCGTGGCTCACTGGTGGACCTCCTCATCAAGTCCAACGTCAGCCGATACGCAGAGTTTAAAAACGTCACCCGCATCCTTACCTACCGTAACGGGAAGGTGGAACag GTGCCCTGCTCCAGGGCTGATGTTTTTGGCAGCAAGCAGCTGACAGTGGTGGAGAAAAGGATGCTGATGAAGTTCCTCACCTTTTGCCTGGACTTTGAGCAGCACCCAGAGGAGTACCAGG acttCTCGGAGCATTCCTTCTGGGACTTCCTGCAGACCAAGAAGCTGACGGAGAACCTGCAGCATTTCATCCTTCACTCCATTGCCATGGTGATCCCGGAGGTGGGCACGGTGGAAGGCCTGAGAGCCACGCAGCACTTCCTGCGTTGTCTGGGGCGCTACGGCAACACGCCTTTCCTGTTCCCCCTCTACGGCCTGGGGGAGATCCCTCAGTGCTTCTGCAG GATGTGTGCTGTCTTTGGAGGGATCTATTGTCTTCGCCACTCAGTTCAGTGTCTGGTTCTGGACAAGGAGTCCGGCAA GTGCAAAGCTGTGATTGACACTCATGGTCAGAGAATTAGCTGCAGTCACTTTGTGGTGGAGGATGGCTACATCGGGGCAGACCAGAGGAAGAACACGGATTCCAG GCAGATATCCAGAGCGGTCCTCATCACAGACCGGTCAATTCTGCCATCCGATTCTGAACAGCAG ATCTCCCTGGTCACTGTGCCTCCCGTGGAGCCTGGTGGTCCCCTGGTCCGTATCATAGAGCTCTGCTCTTCCACCATGACCTGCATGCTAGACACCT ATCTGGTGCACCTGACATGTTCCTCCGCCTCTGGCTCCGCCCGAGAAGACCTAGCTCCTGTGGTGTCCAGGCTCTTCCACACACCAGCTAGTCCTGGAGAGGAACCTGCAGAAG gagaggaggagagcaggggacCGACGGTGCTGTGGGCCCTGTACTTCAACATGAGGGACACCTCTGCTGTGGACAGGAGCAGCTATGACCTGCCCAGTAACGTACATGTGTGTGCCAGCCCTGACACCGCCCTGGGCAGTGACCACTCCATCAAACTG GCCGAGGCAGTGTTCCGCCAGCTTCTCCCTGACGAGGAGTTCTGCCCCCCGGCCCCCAACCCCGAGGACATCATCTACGATGGGGATGGGCCCCAGGGGGAGGGCCCGGGCTTTGAGGAGGCTGCACCAGAAGAGGGTGCTGGTGCCCAAGGAGGAGAGAGCGCTGGGAGGCAGGAGGGAAAGGAAGCAGTGGGAGAAACGAAGGGGGCGGGAGACTCCGTAACACCGGAAACTGGGGCTGGGGATGAGCCGAGCCCCACCAGCGATGAATAG